Genomic segment of Streptomyces longhuiensis:
GCCCGGCCATGAGCGCGTCCACGGTGTAGAGGCCGGTGACACCGGGCGGTGGCGGGATCTCGGGGGAAAGGCGCCCTTCGGGCCCGGGAAAGACACCGAACTTGACGGAGAGCAGAAGGATGGCCACCAGCGCCAGCCAGAAGGGCGGCGATCCCATCGCCAGGGAGGACGCCGAGCGCAGCGCGATGTCGGCTCCGCGTTTCCTGGTGTACACCGCGACGGCGGCGGAGACGGTGGCCAGGAGGACGGCGCTGACCACGCCGGCGATGCCCAGTTCCATGGTCGCCGGCAGGCGCGTGCGAACCAGGTCGGTGACCGGCTGCCCGTTGCTGTAGGAGAATCCGAGGTGTCCCTGCGCGAAGCCGGCGAGGTAGTGCCAGAACTGCGCGGGGAGGGACTGGTTCAGTCCCATGGAAGCTCGGAGCTTGTCGATGGTGGCGGCGTCGGCGAGCTCTCCGCCGATCAGACGCGCTGGATCGCCGGGGAGCTTCCGCAGGAGGAAGAACGAGAAGACCGAGGCTCCGAGGACGGTGGCGGCAGCCACGCCGAGACGTTTCGCTATCACATTGAGCATGTGCGACTCCTGTCAGTCCGCGGCGACGTACTCGCCGCGGGGGTCGAGCAGCTCACGTGCCCGGTCGGCGACGATGGTGGTCAGGGTGACCGCGACCAGCAGCACCAGTCCGGGGAACGCGGCGAGCCACCACTGCCCGGTGAGGAAGAACTGCTGACCGTCGGTGATCATGGCCCCGAGCTCGGCCGTGGGTGGCTGTGCGCCCATGCCCAGGAAGCCCAGGGCTGCCAGCGACAGCACGGAGGCGCCGAAGACGGCGGCCATCTGCAGCACGATGGTCGAGATCAGGTGCGGCAGGATGTGGTGGATCAGGGTCCGCGTGCGTGACGCGCCGATGGCACCGGCAGACTTCACGAAGTCCAGCGAGGAGATCCGCAGCACCTCACCACGCAGGGTGCGCATGTACCAGGGGAAGGAGTGGATGGCCAGACCGATGACGACCGCCGTGACGCCCGGTTCGAGCGCCATGACGAAGGCCATGGCGAGCATGATCGCGGGGAAGCACAGGATGGAGTTGGTCAACCAGGTCAGCACTGTGTCCACGCATCCGCCCAGCGCTCCGGCGAGCAGGCCGGTGATACATCCGAGCAGCGCGCCGGCGACCACCACGATCAGTCCGGCCCCCAGGGAGGTCCGGGCGCCGCTGAGGACGCGCGCCAGCATGTCTCTGCCGAGGTTGTCAGTACCGAGGGGATGTGCGGCGGAAGGCGACCTGAGCTGCTGGCCCAAGGTGACGGAGTTGGGGTCGTGTCCCCACAGCCAGGGGCCGACGAGCAGGACGACCACCAGGAGGGCGAGCCCGGTCAGCGCCGCGATGAGCACCGGGTCGCGGTTCGTCAGCCGCCGGCGCGAGGTCGGTACGGGTACTGCTTCAGCTGTCGCTGCCACTGGAACCTCCTGAGACCGTTGCCAGGGTGCGGCGCAGGAACGCCGCGCTGTCATCGAGCTGGGCGCGGCGGGCCTGCGGACCGGGGTCGTCCGCAAGCTCTTGGAGGGAAGGCATCTCGCCTTGCCGCACCTGCATCTCGCACCTCACGGCGCCCTGCACGAGGGCGGCCAACTCGGGTGCCGTCACATGCGGTTCGAAGGAGAACCACCGCGGATCGAAGATGTCCGCATCGAACTGGCCCAGGTGCTGTTCGAGCGTCAGGTTTTCGACCGGTGACTTCTCCATGAGCGTCGTCAGGATGCGGTGCCAGTCCAGGATCCCCGCCCCGCACGGTCGCAGTTTTCGCCTGAGACCCCGCTCTACGAAGTAGAGCGCCACGTCTTCGAGGTGTGTCTGGCGGATGTGGGGTGCCAGCCGCTCGGTCGCCTCCGCCGGATCCTCGCCGCGGACCACGAGGTTGGCCACGTCCAGGCTCACGCCCATGACATCCGGGCCGCCGGCCTCGACCAGGCCGAGGACCTCGTGCGAGGAGAGGTCCTCGTGCGTCTTGAGGTTCAGCCGCAGTCCTTCGCCGCGCAGCAGCGGCACCAGGTCTTCGATGGTCTGCCGAACGACGGCGAGTTGCCGGTCGTGAGCAACCTCGCCTGGCCCCCGGACAGTTCTGGTGTAGCCGAAGAACTGCCGGCAGCCGACCGCTGTGGCGGCTTTGATCAGGGCCGTGAGCTCGGCAAGCCGCGTGTCCCGATCACCGAAGGGGCCGAGACAGCCGATACCCGTCTCTACATAGAGGCCGAGTGCCGCGGCGAGTTCGGCGGTGGCCTTGAGCGCGGTCTCGTCGAGATCCGGACTGATCGCCAGCGGCGTGGCGAACAGCACCCCCTCGAAGCCACGCGCATGGGCGAACCGCAGGGCCTGCTCCGGGGTTCCGTCGTCGAACCCCTGCGGCCGGCCGCACATCGTCCCCACCCTCAAACGGCGATCACCCGCGCCGACCTGCTCGGATCGACCGCAACTGGCCTGAGGAGAGCTGGAGTTCACCTTCGACGTCGTAGTCGTCATGCGTTAGGATTATCAGTCGTCTGATGTTTGCGGAAGGGGTCGCGTTGGAGAAGCTTCACGCCGGGCGCCTACCGCGGCAGGCCTCGGCCGGCCCAGGGCGCGTGGGTCCACAGGACCTGTCGGTGACACCGGCACCTGCTCGAACCGTGAGGCGGCGAGACCTCCTCGCGAACCGGCGTCCGCTCCGGAACGAGCAGGTGGCAGGCGCCTTCGCCGGCACCGTCCCGCAGCACACCCTGCGGCCACCCGCCGCTCGGATCACGGCGATCGCGGCAGGGACGATGACAGTTCCCTCTACCTTGAGCGTGAACCCAGGCAGTGCATTCGACAGGGAGGGGCGACTATGGACATGCTGAAGGTCAACCGGGTCTCGGCAGTCGACGCGATCATCAACGAGTTCATCACGCAGATCCGCGAGGGCCGTTGGGTCCCCGGCGACCGGCTGCCTTCCGAGGCCGAACTCACCAAAACACTCGGCATCAGCCGCGCTTCACTGCGGGAAGCCACACGGGCTCTGGTGCACGCAGGGCTGCTGGCTGTGCGGCAGGGCGACGGCACCTACGTCGTCGCGGTGGACGAGACCGCGGTCGCCCTCAACCGCAGGGTCAGCAGCAGCAAGACCACGGAAGTGCTCGAAGTCCGCCGCGGGCTGGACGCATCAGCGGTGCCGCTGGCGGCCGCACGGCGCACCGAGGCCGATCTCACGGCCATGCGCGCGGCTCTCGACCAACGCAAGCGAGGCGCGGACAACGGTGACCTCGAAGCCTTCGTCGAGGCGGACTTCCAGTTCCACATGTCGGTGGCCCGCGCCTCGCACAATGAGCTCCTCGCAGACCTCTACGAGAGTCTCAACGTGCCCTTCCGCGACACCCTGGGCACTGCGATGGGCCAGGGAACGGACGAGCACGAAGCCCTCTACACCGCGATAGAGCGACACGACACGGCACAGGCCACGGAGCTGGCCCTCGGCATCATCGCCCGCATGGAATCACCACGAAGCCCACGGAGTGGGAGCCCGGCAGAGCAGAGCGAATGAGCGATCGACCGGACACGTCGGCGGTCATCGACCGCCGCCGTCGCGGACTGCCCAGATGTCATGAAGGACGCAGGCCGTGGGGCCGGGCCCTGGCCCACGCCGAGCGGGAGGGATCGCGCGACTCGGACGGCCGACACCCCTGATTCCGGCGGGGCCGCGACTACCGTCGCCCTATGGAGCGAGAGCGAACCGGCGCGATCCGCGCAGTCCTCATCGACATCGACGGCGTCCTCACGGTGTCCTGGGAGCCTCTCCCCGGTGCCGTCGAGGCCATGGAGCGGCTGCGCGCCGCGGGGCTCCCGCTCGCGCTGGTCACCAACACGACCTCGCGTACACGCGCCTCCATCTGCTCACGCCTTGTGGAGGCGGGATTCCCCGTCACCGTCGACGACATCCTCACCGCCCCGGCCGTCACCGCCGTCTACCTTCGGGAGCACCACCCGGACGCACGCTGCCTGCTGCTCAACGCCGGTGACATCAACGACGATCTGACGGGCGTGACGCTTGTCGAGCAGGAGGACGACGCAGATCCGCTCACGGAGACGGACGTGGACGTCGTAGTGGTCGGTGGCGCAGGGGACGAGTTCGGCTACGAGGCCCTCAACCGCCTCTTCCACCACCTGCAGCGCGGAGCGCACCTCGTGGCCATGCACCGGAACCTCTACTGGCGCACGGCCGACGGGCTCGACCTCGACACGGGCGCCTTCCTCCTCGGACTCGAGCGGGCCGCCCGGGTCGAGGCAAGCATCACCGGCAAACCGTCCGAGGGCTTCTTCGCCGCCGCGCTCGCGCACCTGGGGGCCGATGCGTCCGCGACGCTCATGGTGGGCGACGACATCGAGTCCGACGTGCTCGCCGCCCAGCGCAGCGGCATCACCGGCGCCCTCGTCAAGACAGGCAAGTACCTTCCGGAGACCCACCGTTCGGCCGAGGGCACACCGGACCATGTGCTCGACTCCTTCGCCGCGCTCCCCGACCTCCTCGAACGGCTGGCCTCGGGCTCCCGCTGAGCGCCTGGCCCTACTTGTTGCTCTTCCAGAGGGTCAGCGTGGTGACGTAGTCGGGCATGTCGCTGGACAAACCCTGCTTGGTGTCGGGTACGACGTCGGTGATACGGAGCATCGCCAGGTTGTCGTCGCTGGTGACGGTGCACAACACCATGCCCTTGGTCAGGGTCTTCCCCGCGTCCAGGTCGTCGGCGGAGATCGCGGCCGGGAGCGCGTCGGTGTCCACGCCGCTGCTGCATGCCTCGGGCGTCGTGCCGGTGCTCCTGCCCATGGGGGTGAGGAAGCGCAGGTCGGAGTCGCCCCAGTCCTGGTAGGTGAGTTCCATGCCGTCGTCCTGGCCGATCTCGCCGTCGGGGAACAGTTTCGGCGCGTCCAGGTCCACGTGTGTGCCGGTGTTGTAGGCCGGAGCCCGGAGGGTGAGGGGCTTGTCCTTGAAGACGAGCGTGTACGCGTCCTGCGGCGAGGGAGAGGACGAGGTCGACGGTGACGAGGTGTCGGTCGGCGTACCGGTGTGCTTTCCGTCCGCGCCGGTGCCGCTTGCGCCGTCCGTACCGCCGTCGGGCCTCGCGATCGCCCACGTGACGATCACGGCAAGGGCCACGGCGACGACGCCGGCGGCTGCCGGCAGCGGGGTGCGGGTGCGCTTGGGAGGCGTGGGCGACGGCGTGTTCGTCGACCACGGCGCATGAGCCGGGCCGGGCGGGGGCATCGACGGGGGCGGCGGGGCGGACACGGTGGGCTGGCCGGCCAGGTGCGCGGCGGCATCCGGCTGGGTGGGCGTGGCCGTGGGTGTCGGCGTGGGCGCAGGGGGCCGCGCGGCAGCCGCCTCCCGGCGTGCGATGCGCTCCATGAGCGGCGCCGGCAGCCAGCCGTCGAACGTCCGCAGTGGCCGACCGGCCTCCCGCTCGCACAGCTCGGCGAGTTCGTCCGTCGTGATGCGGGCCGCGGGTTCGGCGGTGAGACAGCGCTCCAGCAACGTCCGCAGTGGCGCCGGGTATCCGCTCAGGTCCGGGGGTGTGCGCTCGGTGTTGGCGATGCGCACCCCGAGGGCGGTCGCGCCGCCCTCGCCGTACGGATGCCGTCCGGTCGCCGCGACCGCCGCGATGAGGCCGAGCGAGAACAGATCGGTGGCCGCGGTGACCGGTTCACCCAGCGCGTGTTCGGGCGACATGTACTGCGGCGTGCCGATGACCCCGCCGCTGCGGGTGAGCTGGGTGGCGTCGGCGGCCTGTGCGATGCCGAAGTCGATGACGTAGGGACCGGTCGAGCCGAGCAGGATGTTGCCGGGCTTCAGGTCGCGGTGGACGACGTCCGCCGCGTGGATGGAGCCGAGGGCCCGGGCCGTGCAACCCACCAGCTGGAATACGGCGGGCAGGGGCAGCGGCCCGTACGCGGCGAGGGCGTCGACGAGCGAGAGGCCGGGCACGAATGCCGAGGCGATCCAGGGCAGTGCGCCCACGGTGTCGTGGTCGACGACGGGTACGAGGTGGTAGCCCTGCACCCGGCGGGCGGCTCGCACCTCCTGCTCGAATCGGCGCCGGAAGTCGGGTCCTGGCCGTACTCGCGTCGGATCACCTTGAAAGCCACGGGTTGCCCGCCCCGCGTGTGCGAGAGGTACACGGTGCCCATGCCGCCTTCACCGAGCCGCGCGAGGAGCCGGTAGCCGGCTGTCTCGCGCGGATCGATGGGGTCGAGCGGGGCCAGTATGTCGTCGATGCCGTTGGTATCGGCAGCCCACCATATGACATGTGACAGTGCGTCAAAGTGCTTTGAGGTGAGGCCATGTGCCGAATTGGATCACGACATGCGGGCGCCGACGGTACGCGCGACCTGGGACAGGACCTTGTCCGTCCAGAGCCGTTCCCTCTTCGCCGCGGCCGCGAGATTCTCGGACGGCTTCGCATCCGAGCCGGGCTGCGGGACGAGACCCTCGGCGTGACTCGAGCCGCGCAGCTCGAACTCGTACGGTCCCTGCATGCACGTCACTTCGGCCCCGAGCACGCCGTCGACGGAGTAGCAGTCCTGGGCGCCCCACGTGCCGGCCAGGTCCTTGAAACCCTTCTCCGAGTCGTCGTTCCCTCTGTCCTCACGGTACTTGCGTCCGACGAGGGCGGGATCCGCGAGGGCGGTCACGGTGACGGTGAAGTTGCTGTTCGTCACGTCATCGCCGCCATTCCCCGGAAGGCTGAACTCGAACTCGCAGCCACCGCGCGGCACATCACCCGTGGTGCCGGGTGCGGCATCGGCGAGCGGATCGAAGTTGAGGATGGTCACCTTGACCGGCTTGTGCTGCACGCTCTTCGACTGGGGCAGGAACGCGCGAAGCTCCGCATCGGTCACCAGCTTGCAGGCGTCCGGCCACTTCGAGAGCGCGACCGCGGCACCCGGCTCCGGCTGAAGACCGAGCTTGTCTCCGGCGGGCTCGGCGGCCCCGAACTTGACCCGGGGTGGCGGCTTCTCCTCGCCACACCCGGCCAGCAAGCCCACGCCCACGCCCGCCAGCACGGTCAGGCACAGCAACCTGCTTCGGAACATCACGATCTCCCCGTTTTCGTGTCCTGCGCATCATCACGACGACGCGCTGTCCGGTCCGACTGATCCTCCCCATACGTCGAGTCATCTGGGTTGCGTTTGGTTCCAACGGGGACGTGTGCTTCAGACGCTGCCTGTCTACGGCGCCTGTCCGGCCTCACCCTCTGGGGCGCGATCGGCCTGGCGTGGCGGGTGTCGCCTCGTGTGGCATGTGGTGCCTCACTGGGCGCAGGTGTCCCGTCCTAAGTCGTACGTGTGTTGGGGCGCCGTGGACCGCAGGCTCGCAGTATGAGGGGTTCTGGCAGGGGGGTCGCGAGGATCGACGGCGGGCAGTTCCGGTGTCCGCAGTGCGGGCTGCCACAGGATCGGGTGGCGACGCTCGAGCACGACTGGGTGCTCCTGGAGCCCGGGATGCGGGTGCCGGCACACCTGGTGCCGGCCGAGCATCGGTGGATCGAGCTGTCCGACGGCAGGGTTGCTGTGTACGGCGTGTGTCCCGTCGACGGGACACAGCGGTGCCGGATCGAGCACCGGCTGGCCTGCGCCGGGCAGAGACTGCCCGATCTGTGGCCTTGGCTGACGACACTGCGGGACGAGAACAAGCGGAAGGCTCGGCGCCAGGAACCGGCTCCGCCTCCCGGGGGCGACCGACTGCCCGACGTGGGGTGACCTTCCTGGCGGTCGGGGCCGGCCCAGCCGGGCGTAAGCGATGAGGCGGTCCGCGGGGTGGAGGTACCGCGGACCGCCCCACCCCGTCGGCGAAGGCGCGTCAGTGGTGCCGGCCGTGACGCCCCAGCGTCTCCACGGGGGTCGCGCCGGGGCGGGTCCACTGCGGCACGGGGCGGCTGGTCGGGCCCCAGGTGGCGTTCCCGTCCGCGTCCGAGCGCCAGTACCAGCAGATCGGCGCGCCATGCCCACCCACCGGCGAGCCGGCCTCGGCGGCCGCGGGCCAGCCCTCGGGGTTGTCCTCCCACCCCTCGCGACGGCCGTAGGGCGTCATGTCGAGCAGGCCGAGGGACCCGTTGACCCTCTCGTTGCCACGGCCCGTCGTGGAGTAAGTGAGAAACACGCGGTCGCCGTCGCGCAGGAAGCAGGTGACGTAACCCATCTGTCCGCCGGCAGGCCCCGCCACGTCACGCACCGAGTACCAGGGCTGGGTGTAGCCCATGAACTCGACGAAGGAGGCCACCTCGTCCCACGGGCCGGTCGTCAGGATGGCGAACGAGACGCCGCGGGCGTTGAGGTAGACGGCGTCCTTCATGGACCAGGCCGTGGTGGTGCAGCCCTCGCACTGCCCCTGGGGCGGTGCGCCGTCGTGCCACATGTGCTTGTAGACCACGAGCTCGTCGCGGCCCTGGAACAGGTCCAGGAACGGGACCGGGCCGTCGGGTCCGACGACCTCGACCTTGCCGTCGAACTCCACCATCGGCAGCCTGCGGCGGGCCGCGGCGATGGCATCGCCCTCGCGGGTGTGGGCCTTCTCGCGGACCAGCAGCTCGTCACGGGCGGCCTGCCAGGTGGCCAGGTCGACGATGGGCGGGCGGCCGGGCAGCTCGGCGGCCGGGTCGCTCGGCGTGGTCGTCATGGTGTCCTCCGTGGTGTCTCTTGCGGGGCAGCGCCATAGGGCGTTCTACGACGGTCACCGGAGAAGACTCGCGACACGGCCGGAACTCATCGCGGCAGGGGCACTCTCGGCCGAGCCTGCACGGGCCACGTCGGGTCGGCAAGTTCACGCACGCACCCAGACGCTTGCCGCGAACATCACAAAACGCCCACAACCCTCGCGCCCCCGCGTCCTACACGAACCGCACCTCCGGATACTTCGACGAGGGTCCGTCCAGGAAGTGACCGCCGGCGCGCCCACGAAGCCAGCGGTCGAAGAACGCCGTCACATACGCCCGCTGCGCGGCAATCGCCCGCGCCGCCGGCACCGTTCCCACCAGGCCGGTCACCGTCTCCTTCGGCAGCCCCAACTGCCGGGCGATCTGCGGGATCAGCGACGCCGCGTCGGTGTACGTCGCGTGCTGGGCGCCCCGCAGCACCAGGTCCCGGTGCCAGCCGTCGCTGTGCTCCCACAGCGCGCGCCAGGACGGCACGTTCGTACGGTCGTCGCCGTCCATTCCCATGAGGAGGAACGGCCCGTCCACCCCGTCGCGGGCCACCGAGGACAGCTCCCCCTCGTCATGGTCGTCCGACACGTAGGCGAGCACCCCGTCCAGATTCGCCGCCGCCGCGATGCGTCCGTCGTCATGCATCGTCTGCAGCGCCGCGAAGCCGCCCGCCGACTGCCCGAACATGCCGATCGGCGCACGCTCCAGGCGGCCCGTGGCGAACGCCCGCTCCACCTCGTCCAGTACGAACCGCGTATCGGCCACCCGTACCGCAGAGGTCTTCCGCATCAGGGCGACGACCGCTGCTGGCCCCTCCTTCAGCGCCCGTTCGAACTCCTGCGGAAGCAGAGTCGCCTCCACCCGCCCCCCGGGGAACTCCACCGCCGACGCGTCGTAGGTGTGGTCGATCGCCACCACCACGTATCCGTGCGACGCCAGCTCGTCCGTCAGCGTCGTGCCCAGGGTGCGCGGGTCACCCACTCCCGGCGAATACAGCACCACCGGCCGCGGGCCGCGCCGGTCCGGCGGCGCGCCGAGGTGGGCGAAGGTCTCCGTCCCGCTCCAGTCGACGCGGCCCTTCGGCAGGTCGCCGAAGTTGTTCACACGGTCGAAGCCGGCCGCCTCCCCTTTCGTCATCTGCGGCACGCGCGGGTGCGACACGACCGACCGGGCCGGATACCGCACATCCACCATCAGCTCACGCCTGCGACCGGCCACCCATGGATCCGAACGCCGCCGGTCCACCAGGCGCAGTGACACCGTCCCCACGCCGTACGGCCCGGTCGGCGCGGGCAGCTTCATACGTGCCGTGAGGGGCGTACTGTCCGCTGCCACTGCCGTCGCTGCCGCGCCGGGCCCGCCCGTCGCCGCCCAGGCGAGGCCGAGCGCGGACGCGGCCAGCACGC
This window contains:
- a CDS encoding ABC transporter permease; the protein is MLNVIAKRLGVAAATVLGASVFSFFLLRKLPGDPARLIGGELADAATIDKLRASMGLNQSLPAQFWHYLAGFAQGHLGFSYSNGQPVTDLVRTRLPATMELGIAGVVSAVLLATVSAAVAVYTRKRGADIALRSASSLAMGSPPFWLALVAILLLSVKFGVFPGPEGRLSPEIPPPPGVTGLYTVDALMAGQFGTFLDAAWHLVLPALIIAVGPFAFLSRLFRSQLRNTLREPFITVARSRGITRGSVFLRHAVPNSMLSLVAATSMLLAELLTGSVLVEKVFGWPGIGSLTVDSILQKDFSVVQGVILLSAVLYVCVSLLADIVYMAVDPRIRAGVK
- a CDS encoding ABC transporter permease, which gives rise to MAATAEAVPVPTSRRRLTNRDPVLIAALTGLALLVVVLLVGPWLWGHDPNSVTLGQQLRSPSAAHPLGTDNLGRDMLARVLSGARTSLGAGLIVVVAGALLGCITGLLAGALGGCVDTVLTWLTNSILCFPAIMLAMAFVMALEPGVTAVVIGLAIHSFPWYMRTLRGEVLRISSLDFVKSAGAIGASRTRTLIHHILPHLISTIVLQMAAVFGASVLSLAALGFLGMGAQPPTAELGAMITDGQQFFLTGQWWLAAFPGLVLLVAVTLTTIVADRARELLDPRGEYVAAD
- a CDS encoding sugar phosphate isomerase/epimerase family protein, translating into MTTTTSKVNSSSPQASCGRSEQVGAGDRRLRVGTMCGRPQGFDDGTPEQALRFAHARGFEGVLFATPLAISPDLDETALKATAELAAALGLYVETGIGCLGPFGDRDTRLAELTALIKAATAVGCRQFFGYTRTVRGPGEVAHDRQLAVVRQTIEDLVPLLRGEGLRLNLKTHEDLSSHEVLGLVEAGGPDVMGVSLDVANLVVRGEDPAEATERLAPHIRQTHLEDVALYFVERGLRRKLRPCGAGILDWHRILTTLMEKSPVENLTLEQHLGQFDADIFDPRWFSFEPHVTAPELAALVQGAVRCEMQVRQGEMPSLQELADDPGPQARRAQLDDSAAFLRRTLATVSGGSSGSDS
- a CDS encoding FadR/GntR family transcriptional regulator, which produces MDMLKVNRVSAVDAIINEFITQIREGRWVPGDRLPSEAELTKTLGISRASLREATRALVHAGLLAVRQGDGTYVVAVDETAVALNRRVSSSKTTEVLEVRRGLDASAVPLAAARRTEADLTAMRAALDQRKRGADNGDLEAFVEADFQFHMSVARASHNELLADLYESLNVPFRDTLGTAMGQGTDEHEALYTAIERHDTAQATELALGIIARMESPRSPRSGSPAEQSE
- a CDS encoding HAD-IIA family hydrolase; translation: MERERTGAIRAVLIDIDGVLTVSWEPLPGAVEAMERLRAAGLPLALVTNTTSRTRASICSRLVEAGFPVTVDDILTAPAVTAVYLREHHPDARCLLLNAGDINDDLTGVTLVEQEDDADPLTETDVDVVVVGGAGDEFGYEALNRLFHHLQRGAHLVAMHRNLYWRTADGLDLDTGAFLLGLERAARVEASITGKPSEGFFAAALAHLGADASATLMVGDDIESDVLAAQRSGITGALVKTGKYLPETHRSAEGTPDHVLDSFAALPDLLERLASGSR
- a CDS encoding serine/threonine-protein kinase, translating into MRAARRVQGYHLVPVVDHDTVGALPWIASAFVPGLSLVDALAAYGPLPLPAVFQLVGCTARALGSIHAADVVHRDLKPGNILLGSTGPYVIDFGIAQAADATQLTRSGGVIGTPQYMSPEHALGEPVTAATDLFSLGLIAAVAATGRHPYGEGGATALGVRIANTERTPPDLSGYPAPLRTLLERCLTAEPAARITTDELAELCEREAGRPLRTFDGWLPAPLMERIARREAAAARPPAPTPTPTATPTQPDAAAHLAGQPTVSAPPPPSMPPPGPAHAPWSTNTPSPTPPKRTRTPLPAAAGVVAVALAVIVTWAIARPDGGTDGASGTGADGKHTGTPTDTSSPSTSSSPSPQDAYTLVFKDKPLTLRAPAYNTGTHVDLDAPKLFPDGEIGQDDGMELTYQDWGDSDLRFLTPMGRSTGTTPEACSSGVDTDALPAAISADDLDAGKTLTKGMVLCTVTSDDNLAMLRITDVVPDTKQGLSSDMPDYVTTLTLWKSNK
- a CDS encoding DUF6083 domain-containing protein, whose amino-acid sequence is MRGSGRGVARIDGGQFRCPQCGLPQDRVATLEHDWVLLEPGMRVPAHLVPAEHRWIELSDGRVAVYGVCPVDGTQRCRIEHRLACAGQRLPDLWPWLTTLRDENKRKARRQEPAPPPGGDRLPDVG
- a CDS encoding DUF899 family protein, coding for MTTTPSDPAAELPGRPPIVDLATWQAARDELLVREKAHTREGDAIAAARRRLPMVEFDGKVEVVGPDGPVPFLDLFQGRDELVVYKHMWHDGAPPQGQCEGCTTTAWSMKDAVYLNARGVSFAILTTGPWDEVASFVEFMGYTQPWYSVRDVAGPAGGQMGYVTCFLRDGDRVFLTYSTTGRGNERVNGSLGLLDMTPYGRREGWEDNPEGWPAAAEAGSPVGGHGAPICWYWRSDADGNATWGPTSRPVPQWTRPGATPVETLGRHGRHH
- a CDS encoding alpha/beta hydrolase family protein, which gives rise to MDTNGDTKTKMTSRRRVLAASALGLAWAATGGPGAAATAVAADSTPLTARMKLPAPTGPYGVGTVSLRLVDRRRSDPWVAGRRRELMVDVRYPARSVVSHPRVPQMTKGEAAGFDRVNNFGDLPKGRVDWSGTETFAHLGAPPDRRGPRPVVLYSPGVGDPRTLGTTLTDELASHGYVVVAIDHTYDASAVEFPGGRVEATLLPQEFERALKEGPAAVVALMRKTSAVRVADTRFVLDEVERAFATGRLERAPIGMFGQSAGGFAALQTMHDDGRIAAAANLDGVLAYVSDDHDEGELSSVARDGVDGPFLLMGMDGDDRTNVPSWRALWEHSDGWHRDLVLRGAQHATYTDAASLIPQIARQLGLPKETVTGLVGTVPAARAIAAQRAYVTAFFDRWLRGRAGGHFLDGPSSKYPEVRFV